Proteins co-encoded in one Gemmatimonadaceae bacterium genomic window:
- a CDS encoding MCE family protein translates to MKRSNEILVGLLLLLGGAIAIFGSIWLVRGSLNQGYPLFARFPWGAGLKPGQPVMLAGVTAGSVADVEYDPKGTVRVTLRMNKNFHVPKGSVASSIPVGFFGDRAIAIEPVIGVTEMTPEGDSLIVSKAGATTDEVIATGDSIAKDIRGITLPLRQQLADSGGVQDIREILRSTSALTKQLNGVIIAQNAQLAIAMSSVNRSLRALERTTSALDSMRVDSLTRNAGRATANVAAITDSLRHTMQSLNATMARLERGEGTAGKLLTDSLLYNDVRRLVTRLDSVTADFKRDPRKYIKFSVF, encoded by the coding sequence ATGAAGCGCTCCAACGAAATCCTCGTCGGCCTGCTGCTGCTCCTCGGCGGCGCCATCGCCATTTTCGGGTCGATCTGGCTCGTGCGCGGCAGCCTGAACCAGGGCTATCCCCTCTTCGCCCGCTTCCCGTGGGGCGCCGGCCTCAAGCCCGGCCAGCCGGTGATGCTCGCCGGTGTCACCGCCGGTTCCGTCGCCGACGTGGAGTACGACCCGAAGGGCACCGTGCGCGTCACGCTGCGCATGAACAAGAACTTCCACGTGCCGAAGGGCAGCGTGGCCTCGTCGATCCCGGTCGGCTTCTTCGGCGACCGCGCCATCGCGATCGAGCCGGTCATCGGCGTCACCGAGATGACGCCCGAGGGCGACAGCCTGATCGTGAGCAAGGCCGGCGCGACCACCGACGAGGTGATCGCCACCGGCGACTCGATCGCGAAGGACATCCGCGGCATCACGCTGCCGCTGCGGCAGCAGCTCGCCGATAGCGGCGGCGTGCAGGACATCCGTGAGATCCTGCGCAGCACCAGTGCGCTCACGAAGCAGCTCAACGGCGTGATCATCGCGCAGAACGCGCAGCTCGCGATCGCGATGAGCAGCGTGAACCGCTCGCTGCGGGCGCTCGAGCGCACCACCAGCGCGCTCGACTCGATGCGGGTCGACAGCCTGACCCGCAACGCGGGCCGCGCGACCGCCAACGTGGCCGCCATCACCGACTCGCTGCGGCACACGATGCAGTCGCTGAACGCCACCATGGCGCGCCTGGAGCGCGGCGAGGGCACGGCCGGCAAGCTGCTCACCGATTCCCTGCTCTACAACGACGTCCGGCGCCTCGTGACACGCCTCGACAGCGTCACGGCCGACTTCAAGCGCGACCCGCGGAAGTACATCAAGTTCTCGGTCTTCTAG
- a CDS encoding MscL family protein, with protein MGEFKAFLKEYGVIGLALGVIIGGKAGELVTSIVDGLLMPIIGYALKPLGTSWQTAQIGPFMIGQVIGALINFIIVAYFVFWASKKLLKEDSVTKK; from the coding sequence GTGGGTGAATTCAAGGCGTTCCTCAAGGAGTACGGTGTCATCGGTCTCGCCCTCGGCGTGATCATCGGCGGCAAGGCGGGCGAGCTCGTCACGTCGATCGTCGACGGGTTGCTGATGCCGATCATCGGCTATGCGCTCAAGCCGCTCGGCACCTCCTGGCAGACGGCCCAGATCGGACCGTTCATGATCGGTCAGGTGATCGGCGCACTGATCAATTTCATCATCGTCGCGTACTTCGTGTTCTGGGCCTCCAAGAAGCTCCTCAAGGAAGACTCCGTCACCAAGAAGTGA
- a CDS encoding amino acid permease: MSAPPAPTLRRQLGLWSAVAVLVGSTIGSGIFRSPAGIAQKLPGPLPLMAVWVAGGIVALCGALTLAEIAGVYPKTGGLYVYIREGWGRLPAFLFGWSEFVVIRAASLGAISTTFAEYTLRVMGYDPAVAPYSDYAHYLAAVAIALTSVFNILGVRWGSLVQNLTTLAKYGGLAFIIMMAFAIGLPKTGGHFTPAMPPGSFAMGAFGLALVSALWAFDGWADLSFVGGEVKDPQKTLPKALIIGTLAVVVIYLLANLAYLSVFTVDQIANSRLVAADAAQLLVGDWGVTFVAITVMLSTFGTLNGTLLTAPRIFFAMADDGLFFRGLAKVHPKYETPYVAIITCALLGIVFVLMRSFEQLADAFVTAIVPFYALGVASVYVMRQKPGYNPPFRTPGYPVVPALFVASSLFLLGNALWDESSRWATLGVFGAILVGIPVYYVVFNKRASA, encoded by the coding sequence ATGAGCGCCCCTCCCGCCCCCACCCTCCGCCGGCAACTTGGCCTGTGGAGCGCCGTCGCCGTGCTGGTTGGCTCCACGATCGGGTCCGGGATCTTCCGGTCACCGGCCGGGATCGCCCAGAAGCTGCCGGGGCCGTTGCCGCTGATGGCGGTCTGGGTGGCCGGTGGCATCGTGGCCCTCTGCGGCGCGCTGACGCTGGCCGAGATCGCGGGGGTCTACCCGAAAACGGGGGGGCTCTACGTCTACATCCGAGAGGGGTGGGGCCGGCTCCCCGCCTTCCTGTTCGGGTGGTCGGAGTTCGTGGTGATCCGCGCCGCCTCACTGGGGGCGATCTCGACGACGTTCGCCGAGTACACGCTGCGGGTGATGGGGTACGACCCGGCGGTGGCGCCGTATTCCGACTATGCGCACTACCTCGCGGCGGTCGCGATCGCGCTGACGTCGGTCTTCAACATCCTGGGTGTGCGCTGGGGCAGCCTGGTGCAGAACCTGACCACCCTGGCCAAGTACGGCGGCCTGGCGTTCATCATCATGATGGCGTTCGCGATCGGGCTGCCGAAGACCGGCGGGCACTTCACGCCGGCGATGCCACCCGGCTCGTTCGCGATGGGGGCGTTCGGGCTGGCGCTGGTGAGTGCGCTGTGGGCGTTCGATGGCTGGGCGGACCTGAGCTTCGTGGGTGGCGAGGTGAAGGACCCGCAGAAGACGCTGCCGAAGGCGCTGATCATCGGCACGCTGGCGGTGGTGGTGATCTACCTGCTGGCGAACCTGGCATACCTGTCGGTGTTCACGGTGGACCAGATCGCGAACTCTCGGCTGGTGGCCGCGGATGCTGCGCAGCTGCTGGTGGGTGACTGGGGGGTGACGTTCGTGGCGATCACGGTGATGCTGTCGACGTTCGGCACGCTGAACGGCACGCTGCTGACGGCGCCGCGCATCTTCTTCGCGATGGCGGATGACGGGTTGTTCTTCCGCGGGCTGGCGAAGGTGCACCCGAAGTACGAGACGCCGTACGTGGCGATCATCACCTGCGCGCTGCTGGGCATCGTGTTCGTGCTGATGCGGAGCTTCGAGCAGCTGGCGGATGCATTCGTGACGGCGATCGTGCCGTTCTATGCGCTGGGGGTGGCGAGCGTGTACGTGATGCGGCAGAAGCCGGGGTACAACCCGCCGTTCCGGACGCCGGGGTATCCCGTGGTGCCGGCGCTGTTCGTGGCGTCGAGCCTGTTCCTGCTGGGGAACGCGTTGTGGGACGAGAGCAGCCGGTGGGCGACGCTGGGGGTGTTCGGCGCGATCCTGGTGGGGATTCCGGTCTACTACGTGGTGTTCAACAAGCGGGCGTCGGCGTGA
- a CDS encoding COX15/CtaA family protein, whose amino-acid sequence MTLLRRLAGVSLLAALGHVIFGGFVRISGSGMGCGDHWPKCYGYWFPPFDRPDLVIEVMHRYFAATLSTVVAVFLLFAFLRRTSAGVGGRGGVLRAAAGAFAIVIVAATLGAVTVNYRNEWWATLAHKAVAMSLLATLSAAWIRAGGMPSLWAASERLVSSKTVRASTIAAVLALLTVMMGGMVAKWTGAAVACTGFPLCGPDSLGGGGQHIQLTHRVLAYLTAFHVVFMSVSIMRRREHRTITLLAGVAAVVVVLQIVLGAVMVLDGFPIVIRSLHQATGVLLWVSTLTLTYAARQAQHPPGHGAPVGATVRPRAPQMAGAAA is encoded by the coding sequence ATGACGCTGCTTCGACGCCTGGCCGGTGTCTCGCTGCTGGCCGCCCTCGGCCACGTGATCTTCGGCGGCTTCGTGCGCATCTCCGGCTCCGGCATGGGCTGCGGTGACCATTGGCCGAAGTGCTACGGCTACTGGTTCCCGCCGTTCGACCGGCCCGACCTCGTCATCGAGGTGATGCACCGCTACTTCGCCGCCACCCTGTCCACCGTGGTGGCGGTGTTCCTGCTGTTCGCCTTCCTCCGCCGCACCAGCGCGGGCGTGGGTGGGCGCGGCGGCGTGCTGCGCGCGGCAGCGGGGGCCTTCGCGATCGTGATCGTGGCCGCCACCCTCGGCGCGGTGACGGTGAACTACCGCAACGAGTGGTGGGCCACGCTGGCGCACAAGGCTGTCGCGATGTCGCTGCTCGCGACGCTCAGTGCGGCCTGGATCCGCGCCGGCGGCATGCCGTCGCTCTGGGCTGCGTCGGAGCGCCTCGTCTCGTCGAAGACCGTGCGCGCCTCCACCATCGCCGCCGTACTGGCACTGCTCACGGTGATGATGGGCGGCATGGTGGCCAAGTGGACCGGGGCGGCCGTGGCCTGCACCGGCTTCCCGCTCTGCGGCCCCGACTCGCTCGGCGGTGGCGGCCAGCACATCCAGCTCACGCACCGCGTGCTCGCCTACCTCACGGCCTTCCACGTCGTGTTCATGTCGGTCTCGATCATGCGCCGGCGCGAGCATCGCACCATCACGCTGCTGGCCGGCGTGGCCGCCGTGGTCGTGGTGCTCCAGATCGTGCTCGGCGCCGTGATGGTGCTCGACGGCTTCCCGATCGTGATCCGATCGCTGCACCAGGCCACCGGCGTGCTGCTCTGGGTGAGCACGCTCACGCTCACGTATGCGGCGCGCCAGGCACAGCACCCACCCGGGCATGGGGCACCGGTGGGCGCCACCGTGCGCCCGCGCGCCCCGCAGATGGCCGGCGCCGCCGCATGA
- a CDS encoding protoheme IX farnesyltransferase, whose product MTTPALTSDVVTVRPLWRDLVMLTKPTIISLLLVTTAAPMYIAGRPDIWLLGIVMLGGYLMAGGANAVNMYLDRDIDNVMTRTRRRPIPSGRMTPLAVLSFGIALSATATWLLAFYVNVLTAALALGGFYFYVFIYTRWLKRSTPQNIVIGGAAGAFPPLVGWAAVTGRIDLTAVYLFLIVFYWTPPHFWALALNKQKDYGNASVPMAPLVWGERETMRQMFWYTIVLLVVTLLPVTYGAFGWIYGASAAVFGALLLGGVVRMMRAKDWVKPAWWVYGYSLLYLALLFVAMVVDRQLAA is encoded by the coding sequence ATGACCACGCCGGCCCTCACGTCCGACGTGGTGACGGTGCGCCCGCTCTGGCGCGACCTGGTCATGCTCACCAAGCCGACCATCATCTCGCTCCTGCTCGTCACCACTGCCGCCCCGATGTACATCGCCGGCCGCCCCGACATCTGGCTCCTCGGCATCGTGATGCTCGGGGGCTACCTGATGGCCGGCGGGGCCAATGCGGTCAACATGTACCTCGACCGCGACATCGACAACGTGATGACGCGCACCCGCCGTCGCCCCATCCCCAGCGGCCGCATGACACCGCTGGCCGTGCTCTCGTTCGGCATTGCCCTCTCGGCCACCGCCACCTGGCTGCTGGCGTTCTACGTGAACGTGCTCACCGCCGCGCTCGCACTCGGCGGGTTCTACTTCTACGTGTTCATCTACACCCGCTGGCTCAAGCGCTCCACGCCGCAGAACATCGTGATCGGCGGGGCCGCCGGCGCCTTCCCGCCGCTGGTGGGCTGGGCCGCCGTCACCGGCCGCATCGACCTCACCGCCGTCTACCTGTTCCTCATCGTCTTCTACTGGACGCCGCCGCACTTCTGGGCGCTCGCGCTCAACAAGCAGAAGGACTACGGCAATGCCAGCGTCCCCATGGCACCGCTGGTCTGGGGTGAGCGGGAGACGATGCGGCAGATGTTCTGGTACACGATCGTTCTGCTCGTCGTCACGCTCCTCCCGGTGACCTATGGGGCGTTCGGGTGGATCTACGGCGCCAGCGCCGCGGTGTTCGGCGCGCTGCTGCTCGGCGGCGTGGTGCGCATGATGCGCGCGAAGGACTGGGTGAAGCCGGCGTGGTGGGTGTACGGCTACTCGCTGCTCTACCTCGCCCTGCTGTTCGTGGCGATGGTGGTGGATCGACAGCTCGCCGCCTGA